CTCACCTCGCGGTGGTGACGCTCCTCCTGGCGCGCGCCTGACCGGCCGGCGGCACAAGGCTATGCGGGGGCGTCCGCGGAGAGCGAGGTGAGCAGCTCGCCGAGGGGTCTGCAGAACTCGTCGTTGTCCCAGTAGTCGTGGGCGGGCAGGCCGCCGCCGCCGGCGACGCTGGCGACGTTGTCGACCCTGACGTCGCGCACCGGGATCGGCCTCCGCTCACCCGTGTCGGGGTCGTAGCTGAAGAACAGCCCGGGGGCGCCGGCGGCCAGCGGCTCGCCCAGCCGCCAGGTCGCGGGTGGTGCGAGCGGGTCGGCGATCGGGTCGCGCTCGTCGTAGAAGTTGATCCAGGGACCGCGCATCGCCCGCAGGTTGGCTCCGTCGGTGCCCCAGCCGAGCAGCTCGACGTACTTCCGCAGCGGGCTCCCCGCGGTCACCAGCGCGGCGGTGCGGTCGAAGAGCGGCGGCGGCAGCTGGGCGAGGACGTCGAACGCGAGCACGGTGCCGTTGCTGTGGCCGTTCACCACAACCCGGTCGACGTCGGCGCGGAGGAGCAGGCGGAGGAGCGCCTCCCGGACGAAGGCGCGCACCCGCTCGCGCAGCTCGTTGCGTGCGACGTAGGCGGCGACATCGTCCTCGACCTGGCGGAGGACGCCGAGCAGGCCGGTGGGGCGGGGGGGCGCGTCCGCCGGTGGGCTCCGGCGCAGCAGCCCGGGGAGGAGGTGGTGCTGGACCGGGTCCACGTCGGTGCGGACCCGCAGCGACGGCCGGGCCGACGGCGGGGCGTCGGCCTCGGTCTGGTGCCCGAAGACCGCTCCGACGTCGCGCACCGCCGTCCGCACCAGTCCGGAGATGGTCGCGTAGTGGGTGATCGAGGAGAGCCCGAGCGCGGCCACGTCGATCAGCGCCGCGGGGTCCGGGCCCTCCTCCTCGAGGTGGGAGTACACCAGCGCCACGTGGGCGACGCCCCGATCCGCTCCGGAGAGCCGCTGCCAGGCCGCCGAGGCGTCGGTGCGCCAGCGTCCGCCGTCGGTGAGCAGGCGGCCGAGTCGCACCAGCCCGGGCTCGACGGCGTGGCTCTCGGGCGGCCAGGTGCTCTGCACGTACACCGGTCCGCGATCGCGGTTGGGATCGTCGCCCAACCCCTCGCCCAGGGCGCCGCGAAGCCTCTCGTGGAGGTCGTCCGCATAGCCGGGCACCCCTGCGGCCGGCGGCTGCTGGAAGCCGATCCCGTGGATGGTGAGGAGGCAGGTGAGCGCCATCGCCGCAGGGAATCGTAGCCGCCCCGCGCCGCGATGACCGGGCCCGGCGTCAGCGGACGTCGCCGAGGAGCGCCAGCGTGGCCACGCCGGTCATCGCCGCCGATGCTCCCGGCCGGCGCCGATGAGGCGGGAGGGACCCAGCGCGGCGGCGTCGACCCCGTGGGCGGCCAGGTCGGCCGGGATCGCCTCGCCCCGGACCACCGCGGCGGCGACCCGGGCCAGCGCCGGCGCCGTCTGCAGCCCGTAGCCACCCTGTCCGGCGACCCAGTGGAAGTCCTCGGCGCCGTCGAGGTGTCCGACCACCGGTTCCCCGTCGGCGGAGAACGAGCGCAGGCCCGCCCAGGAGCGGGCGACGCTGCGGATCCCGAGGGTGGTCATCGCGTTGACGGCCTCGATCGCGCGAGCGATCTCCACCTCGTCGGGGCGGGCGTCGTGGGGCTCGACCGGGGTCGCGTCGGCGGGCGAGACCAGCACCGACTCGCCCTCGCCCCTGAAGTAGAACGACTCGTCGGCGGCGAGGGTGAAGGGCCAGCCCGCGGGCGAGGCCGCGAGGCGGCCACGGGTCAGGAAGATCGACCGGCGTCGCGGCTCGATGCCGAGCGCGGGCAGCCCGGCGAGCCGTGCGACCGGGTCGGCCCACGCGCCGGCGGCATTCACCACCGCCCCCGCGACCACTCGCGTCGAGTCCGTGTCCACCGTCCACGACGCCCCCTCGCGGCGGATGGCGTGCACCCGCCCGCCGAGCACGACCCGGCCGCCCCGGCCCCGCAGCCGCATCGCGTACGCGTGCAGCAGCCCGGCGACGTCGAGGTCGCCGGCGGTCTCGTCGATGGCCGCGCGGACGAGGATCTCGGGGCGGAGCGTGGGGGAGAGGGCGATCGCGTCGGCCACCGGCAGGTCGCGCACCGCGCCGCCCGGCTGGGTGGCGAGGATCCGCTCCAGCGCCGGCTCGCCGCCGGCTCCGGCGACGTAGAGCGCCGCCCGGGGCGCGAGCAGCGGCCGTCCCGCCTCCTCGGACAGGGCGCCGAAGCCGGCGAGGCTTGCCGTGGTCAGCCGCCGCACCATCGTGGGTCCGTAGCTGGGCACGTAGGAGGCCGCCGACCGCCCGGTGGCGTGCAGCCCCAGCTCGGGCTCGGCCTCGATCAGCACCACGCGGCGATCCAGGGCGAGCTCGGAGGCGACGGACATCCCGGCGATGCCGCCGCCGATGACCACCACGTCGGCATGCATCGAGCCGCCCATGTCCACGAGTATGTGGGGCACCCGCCGGACCGGTGGCGGACGTCACCCCGCTGTCACGCACCAGCAGGCGCTCGACCTCAGCCGGCGCGCCGGCTGACCCGACGACCGGCGCCGAGCTCCCCGACCAGCAGCGGCGCCACCTCCTGCCAGGGCGCCACCAGCCCGATGTCGGCAGCCTCGAAGATCGGCGCCTGCGGGTCGGGGTTGACCGCGAGCACGGTGCCGGCGCCGCGGGTGCCAACGATGTGGTTGAACCTGCCGGCGACACCGAGGGCGACGTAGAGCCGCGGCGAGATGCTGAGGCCGGTGATCCCCACCTGGCGGGAGCGGGGCAGCCAGCCCCGGTCGGTGACCCGCCGGGTGGCTGCCAGCTCGGCGCCCAGCACCTCGAGCAGCGGGCGCAGCGCGGGATAGTCCTCGGGGGGCACCCCCCCGCCGACCCCGACCACCACCTCGGCGCGGGCGAGGGCGTCGGGGTCGTCGTCGTGGTGGCGGGCGGTGATCTCCACCCGGCGGCGCGGCGACGCGACGATCATGGGGTCGACCCGGGCCAGGCCGCCGTCGCGCGGGGCGAGCAGCGGCAGGCTGCCGGGGCGCACCGTCGCCATCTGGGTGCAGGAGACGGCGGTGATCGCCGCCACCAGGCTGCCCCCGAAGGCGGGCTTCCATCCCACCAGCCGGCCGTCCTCGATGTCGAGGTCGACGGCGTCGCCGACCAGCCCGGCCCCGATCCGCGCGGCGACCCGGGAGCCGACCTCGCGGCCCCACATCGTGGCGGGGAGGAGCAGCGCCCAGGGCCGGCGATCGGCGCACCATCCGGCGACGGCGGCGGCGACGTCCTCCTCGACCGCGGCGCCGGTGATCAGCACCAGCGCGTCGGCGCCCCAGCTCGCCCACTCCGGCGCCATCCCGCCGCTGCCGAGCACCACCACCTCGCCCGCCTGCTCGGCGGCGAGCCCGGCGGCGGCGCCGAGCAGCTCGCGGGTCGCCCGCGGCCGGTCGGGATCGGCGAGGACGGCGATGCAGGGGCCGCCGGGGGCGCCGGCGGACCCGGGCACGGGGGCGGCGCCGCCCCAGCCGCCGCCGGCGTCGAGTGCCCGCCGCTCCTCGAGCAGGGCCACGGCGCGGCGCACCTGCTCGCGGACGGGGCCGTCGAGGCGCACCCGCAGCCGCTCGGCGGCGAGGTGGCGCACCCGCCCCACCCGGGTCGGGCTGCCCGGTTGCCCCCACGGCCCGGGGCCGAGCGCGGCGGCGTCGAGACGCCGGATGCGCTCGGCGGCGACCTGGGCACGCAGCTCCGGCGCCACCTTGGTGGGCTCACAGAGCCGTTCCGCACAGGAGATGACCGCGGGGAGGGCGGCGGTGAGCTCGACGCTGCCGTCGTCGGTCTCGCAGCGGACCCGCAGCCCCCCACCGGCCACCTCGAGCTCGCGGACCGCGGCGAGCAGGGGCAGGTCGAGCAGCTCGGCGAGCTCGGCGGGCACCTGCCCGGTGTCGGAGTCGACCGAGCTGCGGCCGCAGACCACGAGGTCGAAGGGGCCGAGCCGCTCCAGCGCGGCCGCGAGCGCGCGCGCCGTGGCCAGGGTGTCGCTGCCGGCGAAGGCGGGATCGGTGATCAGCACGCCGCCGCCGGCGCCTCCGGCGATCGCCTCGCGGAGGCAGTCCTCGGCGGCGGGCGGTCCGAGGGTGACCACGGTGCAGCTGCCGCCGTCGCGGGCGAGGGTGATCCCGGTGGTGACCGCCCGCCGGCAGTACGGGTTCATCTCCAGCTCGAGGCCGTCGCGCACCAGCCGGCCGTCGGGTCCCAGGGCCATCGCCTCGAAGCGCGGCACCTGCTTGACCACGACGGCGACGCGAAGCCCCCCCCGGTGGCCAGCCTCGCTGTCAGGGCGCACGTCCACCACGATACCGCCCGGTCCTCAGGCCTCGCGGCGCATCCACCAGACCGTGACCGCGCATCCCAGCAGGCCGGCGGCGACCACCGCGCCGAGCGCCCAGCGGAGCAGGCCGACGCCGCCGTTGGTGTCGGCGGCGGTGGTGACGGTGAAGTCGCTGGCGAAGGGGTTCGAGTTGTGGTGGGTCTGGAGGAGCAGCGTGTTCACCTCCTGGTAGGCGGTGAAGACCGCGTCCGCGCTGGGGGCGGCGACGAGGATGCTGTCGACCGCACCCGCCCCGCCGACCAGCCCCTGGGCGGTGGTGATCGGCACCAGCGCCAGCTCGTCGGCGGTGGCCTGGGCGGCCGGCGCTCGGAGCACGCCGACCACCGTCAGCGCCGTGGCCCGGACCTCGACGGTGTGCCCGAGGGCGCCGCCCGAGGGAAAGAGCGCCTGGGCGGCGAGGCTGCCGAGCACCACGACGCGAGCGCCGGAGGTGACCTCGGCGGCGCTGAAGGAGCGGCCCTGGGCGACCTGGCGGTGGACGGTGGGCAGCCAGCCGGGGGTCGACCCGGTCAGCGTCGCGGTGACCCGGTGCTCGCCGGCCACCACCGGCTCGCTGCGCTCGACGAGCGGCGCGACCGAGCTGGCGTCGGGCACCACGGTGGGATCGGCGAGCGCGGCGGCGTCGGCCATGGTGAGGCTGCCGGGACCGCCCGAGCGGGGCAGCACGGTGACCAGGTCGGGGCCGGGGGCCGGGCCGCGGCCGGTGACCAGGAGCGCCCCTGTCGCGGCCACCGCGGCCACCGCGCAGGCGGCGGCGAGGGCGCGGGCGCGCCGCGACCCGGGCCGCGGCCGGCGCAGTGCCACCGCAGCGGGAGCCGGGGAGGCGGCGGCCGGCGCCTCGACGACCGGCGCCAGCGCCAGCGCCAGCGCCGTCGCCGGCGGGGGCGCGGGGGCGGACGGCGTCGGACCCGCCGCCGGCGGCCGCGGGCGCCGCGCCGGGCGGGGTCGCGGCGCCGCCGGGACCGGCAGGGTGCGCAGCGCCGCCGGCTCGGGGCCGGTGCCGGGATCGATGTCGGCGAGGGCGTCGCTGACCAGCTCGGCTGCCGAGGTGGGGCGGGGCCTGCGCCCGCGCACCGGTGCCCCGGGCGCGCGCGGACGCGGCGGCGTGTGTCGCTCGGTGGCCACGCCCCTATAACGCCCGGAGGACCGATTGCCTGCGCCGCCGCGAACTCGCGCGATCGGACCGAAGGGTCAGGAGGGGTAGGATCTCTTCACTCCACGACAGATGGTCGCCCCCGAGGAGCGGATGGATCCGCCTCCGCCCTGGCGGGAGGGCCCGGAAGGAAGAGAGGAGGTTCTGCATGGTGGGGAACGACCGTTCGCGCACCCCCGCGCGACTCCGTCTGGCGGCGCTGCTCCTGGCCGCACCGCTCGCCGCGATGACCACGACCGTGGTCGCCGGCGCGGCTCCGGCTCCGGCGGCGCCGGTGGCGCAGACCGCGGCGGCGCCGGCCGCTGCTGATCCCGCGGTGGTGGTCGACCGCAGCAAGGGCCGTGACAAGGGCGACAAGGGCGGCGACCGCGGCGGCGACCGCCGCGGTGGCGACCGTGGTGGCGACCGTGGTGGCGACCGCCGCTGCGGCCTGCTGGCGGCGCTGCTCCTCGGCTGCTGACCCCGACCTGAGGGGGGCCGCTCCGGCGGCCCCCCGCTCGACGGCTACCAGACGTCGCCGTCGCGCCAGTCGCAGGTGAGCTCGCCGGACAGGTCGAGGGGGGTCGTCACCGGCAGGACGAAGATGCAGCCGTCCTCCTCCGCGGTGGGCACGACCCCGGCGGGGGTGAGCGTCGACGACGGGCCCTGCCAGAGCGCCCAGCCACGCGCCGCGTAGAAGTCCGCGGCCTCGTCGGCGGCGGCCAGCGCGCCGAGGTCGTACCCGCCTCGCACCACCCGCTCCAGCGCGTCCATCATGGCCGCGCCGTGGCCGCGCCCGCGGCGGTCGGCGCGCACCCCGACGCCCTCGACGTAGCCGGTGCGCAGCGCCCGCCCGCGGTGCAGCAGCCGCCGCTGGACCACCGACGCGTGCCCGATCAGCTCGGCGCCCTCCCAGACCAGGGCGTGCACCCCGCCCAGCGAGTGCTCCCAGTCGTGGTCGGTCAGCTCGCCCTCGAAGACGGCCTGGAGCAACGCCCGGGCGGCCTCGAGGGTGGCGGCGTCCAGGTCGGCGGTGTGCGCGGTGCGAACCTCGGTCATGTGCGTCATCCTCGCAGCGCGGGACCGCCGGGACCAGGTGCGAGGAGGGAGTGGCCGTGACCGGGCAGCCGTCGTTCGCCGGCGGGGCGCGGCCGTGGCTGGCCAGCCTGGGCGGGTTGCGCGAGGTGGTCCGCCAGGAGCTGATGGCCGCGCAGCTGGGCGAGCAGCTCGGTGGGGTGGGGCGGCCGCCGCTGCGCGTGCTCGACGCCGGCTGCGGCCAGGGCACCCTGGCGCTGCGCCTCGCGGGTGGGGGCC
Above is a window of Candidatus Dormiibacterota bacterium DNA encoding:
- a CDS encoding ABC transporter permease; amino-acid sequence: MRGRRPRPTSAAELVSDALADIDPGTGPEPAALRTLPVPAAPRPRPARRPRPPAAGPTPSAPAPPPATALALALAPVVEAPAAASPAPAAVALRRPRPGSRRARALAAACAVAAVAATGALLVTGRGPAPGPDLVTVLPRSGGPGSLTMADAAALADPTVVPDASSVAPLVERSEPVVAGEHRVTATLTGSTPGWLPTVHRQVAQGRSFSAAEVTSGARVVVLGSLAAQALFPSGGALGHTVEVRATALTVVGVLRAPAAQATADELALVPITTAQGLVGGAGAVDSILVAAPSADAVFTAYQEVNTLLLQTHHNSNPFASDFTVTTAADTNGGVGLLRWALGAVVAAGLLGCAVTVWWMRREA
- a CDS encoding FAD-binding oxidoreductase; the protein is MGGSMHADVVVIGGGIAGMSVASELALDRRVVLIEAEPELGLHATGRSAASYVPSYGPTMVRRLTTASLAGFGALSEEAGRPLLAPRAALYVAGAGGEPALERILATQPGGAVRDLPVADAIALSPTLRPEILVRAAIDETAGDLDVAGLLHAYAMRLRGRGGRVVLGGRVHAIRREGASWTVDTDSTRVVAGAVVNAAGAWADPVARLAGLPALGIEPRRRSIFLTRGRLAASPAGWPFTLAADESFYFRGEGESVLVSPADATPVEPHDARPDEVEIARAIEAVNAMTTLGIRSVARSWAGLRSFSADGEPVVGHLDGAEDFHWVAGQGGYGLQTAPALARVAAAVVRGEAIPADLAAHGVDAAALGPSRLIGAGREHRRR
- a CDS encoding GNAT family N-acetyltransferase, whose amino-acid sequence is MTEVRTAHTADLDAATLEAARALLQAVFEGELTDHDWEHSLGGVHALVWEGAELIGHASVVQRRLLHRGRALRTGYVEGVGVRADRRGRGHGAAMMDALERVVRGGYDLGALAAADEAADFYAARGWALWQGPSSTLTPAGVVPTAEEDGCIFVLPVTTPLDLSGELTCDWRDGDVW
- a CDS encoding FAD-binding protein → MDVRPDSEAGHRGGLRVAVVVKQVPRFEAMALGPDGRLVRDGLELEMNPYCRRAVTTGITLARDGGSCTVVTLGPPAAEDCLREAIAGGAGGGVLITDPAFAGSDTLATARALAAALERLGPFDLVVCGRSSVDSDTGQVPAELAELLDLPLLAAVRELEVAGGGLRVRCETDDGSVELTAALPAVISCAERLCEPTKVAPELRAQVAAERIRRLDAAALGPGPWGQPGSPTRVGRVRHLAAERLRVRLDGPVREQVRRAVALLEERRALDAGGGWGGAAPVPGSAGAPGGPCIAVLADPDRPRATRELLGAAAGLAAEQAGEVVVLGSGGMAPEWASWGADALVLITGAAVEEDVAAAVAGWCADRRPWALLLPATMWGREVGSRVAARIGAGLVGDAVDLDIEDGRLVGWKPAFGGSLVAAITAVSCTQMATVRPGSLPLLAPRDGGLARVDPMIVASPRRRVEITARHHDDDPDALARAEVVVGVGGGVPPEDYPALRPLLEVLGAELAATRRVTDRGWLPRSRQVGITGLSISPRLYVALGVAGRFNHIVGTRGAGTVLAVNPDPQAPIFEAADIGLVAPWQEVAPLLVGELGAGRRVSRRAG